The following nucleotide sequence is from Streptomyces sp. HUAS CB01.
TCGGCGACGAGCGCGCGGTGGTACGCGGCGTCGTGCGGAAGCAGCGGGGAGAGCTCCTCCACGGCGGCGGTCACGCGCTCGATCGCGTACTCGGCGGCGGCGCGCACCGGGGCGCCCTCGGCGTCGAAGTCGATGGAGCCGTCCTTGGACTGCCAGGGCCTGATCTCCTCGACGGCGTCCTTGAGCGTCAGCCACGCAGGATGCTCGACCACCGCCATGGTCGTCGCCGCGTCCGTCGCAGCGTTCTGCACAAGAATTTCCGTCATGTCACTTCCTCCACGGGAGAACCTCGCGTCAAGACACCGTATCCATGCCCGGTTCTCCCGTACAAGGGGAACCCTGGGAAATTATCCTGCCCTACCCCCATGGTCACCGCAGATTTTTCTGTGACTTAGGCCATTCGGGACGATGACTGCGGCAATCCGGGCAGCGGGCACCGCCGGACCGGTGTCGGCCCGGGCGTCGTCAAGGCCCGGGGGACTCGCCCACGCGCGGGTGAGCCCGCCACGGGGCGCAGTGCCGGAAGGACGCGTTCCCCCAAGCCCGGGACCTCATGCACGACCGGGTACGGCCGAGGCGGGGGCCACTAGGCTGCGGCCGTGCCGCGCGGGGGCAGGAGCCCCCGCGTGGGAGCCGCAACAAGAACGGCCCGAGCCCGACACATCGACGGAAGCGAGAAGATCTTGAGTTTCCTCACCATCGGTCATCGCGGGGTCATGGGTGTCGAACCGGAGAACACCCTGCGTTCCTTCGCCCGGGCGGAGCGGGCGGGTATGGACGCGATCGAACTGGATCTCCATCTCAGCAAGGACGGCGCGCTGGTCGTCATGCACGACGCCGACGTGGACCGGACGACCGACGGCACCGGGCCGATCGCCGAGAAGACCCTCGCCGAGCTGCGGGAACTGGACGCCGGTCAGGGCGAGCGCATCCCGGTCCTCGAGGAGGTCCTGGACGCGGTGAGCGCGCCGCTCCAGGTCGAGATCAAGGACGCGGCCGCCGCACGGGTTCTCGCGGACGTCATGGTCAAGCGCGACCTGGTGGAGCGGATCGAGGTCACGTCGTTCCAGGACGACGCCGTCAGGGAGATCGCCGCCCTGGTGCCCGGCGTGCGCACGGCCCTCGTCGCGAGCCGCTGGGGCAGCGACATCGTGGAGCGCGCCCAGGCCGTCGGCGCCCCGACGCTGGCGCTGAACATCCGCAGGCTGACCCTCGAGACGGTGGAGCGCGCCCACGACGAGGGGCTCCGGGTCATCGGCTGGGTCGTCAACACCCAGGAGCACCTGCGGCTCGTGCGCGCCCTCGAACTCGACGGCGCGACCACCGACTTCCCCGAGATCCGGCGCACCGGCCGCTTCACGGCCTGACGGTCCCGGCGGCGCCCGCCCGGCCGGCGACCGGTCGGCAGGTCAGGGGGCCGGATCCCGGAGACCTACCGGTCCAGGTGCTTCACCAGCAGTTCGAACTGCAGGTCGTCGCGGCGCGGAACGCCGAAGCGCTCGTCGCCGTACGGGAACGGGGTCATCCGTCCCGTACGGCGGTACCCGCGCCGCTCGTACCAGGCGATGAGTTCCTCGCGCACCGAGATCACCGTCATGTGCATCTCGGAGACGCCCCAGGCCTCTCCCACGAGACGCTCCGCCTCGGCGATGACCAGGCGGCCGAGTCCGCCGCCCTGGAGCCCGGGGCGCACCGCGAACATGCCGAAGTACGCCGCGTCGCCCCGGTGTTCGAGCTGGCAGCAGGCGACGAGCTCCCCGTCGCGCTCCACCACCAGCAGTCTGCTGCCGGGCGCCCCGATCACCTGGCGCACGCCCTCCGGGTCGGTGCGCTGCCCGTCCAGGATGTCCGCCTCGGTGGTCCAGCCGGTCCGGCTGGAGTCCCCGCGGTAGGCCGACTCGATCAGCTCGACCAGTGCGGGCACGTCGGACGCGGTCGCGTCGCGGTAGGACAGCTGCGCCGGGTCCCGGGGCGGTGCGGTCTCCATGGGGCGGGTCTCCGTTCTCCTCTTCGCAGGCGCCCGCCGGTGCGAGGGGCGCACCGGCGGGCGCGGACGCGCGCTCCGCCCGACCTTAGCGCGGCGCACCCGCGGTCTACCGTGGAGTCCATGATGCACGTGCTGAGCAGCCGCATCCTGCTGCGGCCGACCGATCCCGAGCGCTCCCGGCGGTTCTACGAGGACGTTCTGGGCCTGCAGATCTACCGGGAGTTCGGCACCGGGCCCGACCGCGGGACCGTCTACTTCCTCGGGGGCGGCTTCCTGGAGATCTCCGGGCGCTCCGGCACCCCGCCCGGCCCGGGCCTCGCGCTGTGGCTCCAGGTGTCGGACGCCAAGGCGGCCTACGGACACGTGCTGTCGCACGGAGCCGCGGTAGAGCGGCCCCCGCGGCGGGAACCCTGGGGGCTCGTGGAGATGTGGCTGACCGACCCGGACGGGGTGCGGATCGCCGTGGTCGAAGTGCCCGAGGACCATCCCCTGCGCCACCGGCCCTGACCGGGGGCGCGTCCGCCCGAGGACCCGGGGCCGTACCCGGCCGGCCGGCACCCCGGGCGGCACGAGGCCGCGCGTGCCTCCGCGAGCGCCCCGCGTACACCCGTGCGCTCGTATGCGCCGCGCCGCGGCTGGGCATCCCCTGCTCGACACGTCGAGCGGGGAGGTGTGCGGTGCACGGACCGGCGATGCCGGGCTGGCTGCTCGTGGCACTGTGCGCGGCGTCCGGCGCGTACTGCGTCGTGCGGATGCGCAGTTGCGCGGGCGAGGCCCGCAGCGCGGCGGCGGGCGAGGCGGTGATGGGGTTCGGGATGGCCGCGATGGCCGTGCCGGCCGCCGTCGTACCGGTGCCGGCGTGGGCATGGCTGCTGTACGCCGCCCTGTTCGGGGCGGTGGGCCTGCGAGCCCTGTGGGCCACACGGGCCTCGCCCTCCGCCGTCCACCATCTGCACCATCTGGTCGGCTCGCTGGCCATGGTGTACATGGCGGTGACCATGTCACCGCTGCGGGCGGGCGGCCACGAAGGGCACGGCGTCCAGGCCGGCGCCGGCGGGGTGCCGCTGGTGACGGGGGCGTTGCTCGTGTACTTCACGGTGTTCGTCCTGCGCACGGGTGCCCGGCTGGTGCCCGTGGCCGCGCCCGCCGGCGGCCCCGCCCCGGCGTGGGGCGCGCGCCCCGAGCTGGCCCTGGCGTGCCGGGTCTCGATGGGAGTCGCGATGGTCGCCATGCTTCTGACCGTCTGAGCCTGCGGGGACGCGCCGTGTCGTACGTCACTTGCCGGGTGAAGCCATACCTGTGAGTAGCACGGCGCTCATAGTCTGGTGTCCATGATGGTCTCCCTCGCGCTGCTGTCGCTCGGCGCACTGGCCGCCGTCGTCGCGCCGCGGCTGATGTCGCGGGCCGACTGGCCGGAGCGCGAGCCTGTGGTGGCGTTGTGGGTGTGGCAGTGCGTGGTCGCGGCGGTGCTGCTGAGCTTCGGACTCTCCATGACCATCAGTGCGGCCGCAGCGTGGCAGGAGGTGCGTGGCCCGGTCTTCGCACCGGCGCCGAGCGCGGTCGTCGAGGCGTACGCCCTGGGCGCCGGCGGTCCGTGGTCCGCGGTGCTGGCCGTCGTGCTGGCCTGCGGGGGGCTGTGGACGGGTGCGATGCTCACCCGCGAGATCCACCGGGCGCACGCGCGACGCGAGCGGCGCAGGGCCGAACTCCTCGTGCGCGCACCGCTGTTGCCCGGGGAGGACCCGGGTGACGATCCGCTCGTGGTGCTGGAGGGCGAACGGCCCGACGCCTGGTGGCTGTCCGGCGCCGCGCCCCAGCTGGTCATCACCACGGCGGCCCTGCGGCGGCTGAAGGGCCGTCAACTCGACGCGGTGCTCGCCCATGAGCAGGGACACGCGAAGGCGCGGCACGACTGGCTGCTGCACTGCTCGGCCGCGCTCGCCAACGGCTTTCCGCAGGTTCCGGTGTTCGCCGCGTTCCGCGACGAGATGCACCGGCTCGTCGAGCTGGCCGCGGACGACGTCGCCTCGCGTCGCTTCGGCCGGCTGACGATCGCCCTCGCACTGGTCGAACTGAACGAGCACCGCGGAGCCTTCGGTCCCTGCCCGGCCCCCGACGCCCAGGTGCACCAGCGGGTGAACCGGCTGCTCGCCCCGGTGCCGCGGCTCACGGCGGGAAGGCGGCTGCGGCTGACCGCGTCCGCGGCCCTGGTGCCCGTCGTACCGCTGCTGGTGGCATTCGTGCCGGGTCTGAGCGCCTTGACGTAACCGGTGCCGTGGCCGGAAAGGTCTGCCGGTCAGGACCGCGGCGTCCGGTGCGGTGGAGCGAAGGACGGAGGATCGTCGCCCTCGTCAGGGACGCACGCGGGGCGACGGCGCGGTGAGGTGCCGTGCAGGGCGTCGCGACCCGGTGAACCTTGCCGGTCACGGCACTAGCGGGGCGGATCGGGGGCAGGATCCTTCCCATGCGTCCCCCCACCCCCACCTCGTCCCCCGTTCCGCGGTCCCCCGCCCAGGAGCCACCTGCTCCGGTGCCCGGGGCGCGCACCGCCTCGCTGACCGCCGTGATCGCCGTGCTGCTGCTGGTGACGGTGGCCGTGGACTGGTCACCCCTCGTGTCGGTCGACCGTACGGTCGCGGTCGAACTGCACGAGTCCGCGCTGGCGGAGCCGGGTTTCACCCGTGCGAACCAGATCCTCAGCGACTGGGTGTGGGACCCGTGGACGATGCGGGCCGTGGTGGTCGCTGTGGTCCTCGCCCTGCTGTGGCGCGGCGAGCGTCTGACGGCCCTGTGGGTCGCGGCGGCGAGCCTGACGGGCACGGCGGTGCAGCAGGCCCTCAAGGCCCTGGTGGGACGGCAGCGCCCGGTCTGGGCGGAGCCCGTGGACACCGCCCACTACGCCGCCTTCCCGTCCGGCCACGCGATGACGGCCACCGTCACCTGCGGGCTGCTCCTCTGGCTGCTGGCACGGTCCGGGGCCGGGCCGGGGCTGCGGCGGACGGCGGCCCTGCTCGCGGCGGTCTCGGTGCTGGGTGTGGGCTTCACCCGGCTGTATCTCGGGGTGCACTGGCTCACGGACGTCCTGGCCGGCTGGCTGCTCGGGATCTGCCTGGTGGCCGTGGCGGCCGGTTCGTACGAACGGCTGGCCTTGAACCGGCAGCGCTGAGGCCGGGAGGATCGTCGCATGGCGATCAAAGGCGTGCTCTTCGACTTCTCAGGAACGCTCTTCCGGATCGAATCCGTCACGTCCTGGCTGCGCGCGGCGCTCGACGAGACGGGCGTCTCCGTCGGCGAGGACGCCTTCGAGCGGTACGCGCGCGAGCTGGACGCGGCCGGGGCGCTGCCCGGCGGCTCCACCCCCGAGCGGATCCCCGAGGCGCTGGCCGAGCTGTGGTGGACCCGCGACCGCGACGCCGAGCGGCACCGGGACGCCTACGTGGGCCTCGCCCGCCGTGTGGAGCTCCCCGACCCCCGGCTCTACGACGCCCTCTACGAGCGGCACAAGACCCCGTCCGCGTGGCGTCCGTACCCCGACGCGGCGGAGGTGCTCGGCGGGCTGCGGCGGCTCGGTACGGGCGTGGCGGTGGTCAGCAACATCGGCTGGGACCCGCGGCCCGTGTTCCAGGCCCACGGGCTGGACGGCTATGTGGACGCGTACGTGCTGTCCTACCGCCACGGGGTGCAGAAGCCCGACGCCCGGCTGTTCCGGGCGGGCTGCGAGGCACTGGGCGAGGACCCCCGGGACGTGCTGATGGTCGGCGACGACAGGCGTGCGGACGGCGGGGCGGCACTGCTGGGCTGCGCGGTGCACTTCGTGGACCATCTGCCGGTCGAGGAGCGGCCCGGTGGTCTGCGTCCGGTACTCGGACTCGTCGGCGCGTGAATCGGAACGGCGTGGGCGAAGTACCGAGGCTCGGCCGTAGGAATCCGGCCCGCGAAAACGGACAATAGGGACAGAGGTCGGAATTCTCGGCCCTGGTGATCCACACGGACCCATGACGGAGCGGATCGGACCGGGCGATCCCCCGCGTCGCCCGGTCCGTCCGGTCACCCCCGCTGACCAGGCACACGAGCGCCTCGCAACGGGTCGCGCTGAGTATATTGGCTCCGAGCCAGTCAACGCAGGAGTTAAGCATGTCCCCGCGGAGCGCATCGGTCAATGAAGAGCTCCGTCGGCGTTCCCGGGAGCGTCTGCTCCAGGCGACCGTGGAGCTCGTCGGGGAGCGCGGCTACGAGGCGACGACGCTGGGGGACATCGCCGACCGGGCCGGCTCGGCCCGCGGACTGGTCTCCTACTACTTCCCCGGCAAGCGCCAGCTGTTCCAGTCCGCCGTGCACCGGCTGATGCACCTCACGCTGGAGGAGGCGCTGGAGCGCGAGCCCCGCACGGCCGACGGGCGGGAGCGGCTGGCCCGGGCGGTCGACGCGATCCTGGGTCTCGCCGTGGACCGGCCGGTGCTGATGCGCGCGCACATGGCGGGCATCCTGCAGGCGGAGGGCTTCGTCCAGTGTCCCGAGCAGCAGCGCCTCGCCTTCCTGCTGCGCGACACGGTGGAGCGGTACGGGTCGCCGAACGTCGACACCGACTACCCCCTGCTGCGCGCACTGCTGATGGGCGCGGTCTTCGCGGTGGCGCTGCCCGGCGCGCCGATGCCGCGCGCTCGGCTGCGGGCGGAGCTGTTCCAGCGGTACGGGCTGGACTGGGAGCTCGGTTTCCCGCCGGGCGGGGAACCGCCCGGCGGGACGTCACACGAGGGTCCGGACCGGTCCGCCACCGGGGCGGCCCGGTAGCGGCCGGCCCGGAGGACGGGACGACCGCCCCGGAAGGAGCGGTGCCGCCCGAGAGGGCGGCACCGCGGCGGCACGGATCAGTGGTGGTGGCGGTCGAAGTAGTCCGGCTGGGTCTGCACGTTGAGCTCGTGCATCCGGACGCGCTTGGCCGCGTCGGTACGACGGTCCTCGAGCTTCAGCACGTCGAAGCCCTTGGCGATGTCGTTCGAGTAGATGTAGCCGTTGTAGTAGTACGCCGACCACGAGCCGCCCGTGGTGATGGTGTCGGTGGTCAGCGGGCCGCGCTCGAAGTAGGCGATCTCCCTCGGCTTGGCGGAGTCCGTGAACTCCCACACCGACACGCCGCCCTGGTACCAGGCCTGGACCATGATGTCGCGGCCCTTGACCGGGATCAGCGAGCCGTTGTGCGCCACGCAGTTCTCGGTGGCGGCCTGGTGGCGGTCGATCTTGAAGTAGCTGCGGAAGACGAGCTTGCGCTGGTCGCCCTTGCCGACGATGTCGTAGATGCCGTCGGCCCCGCGCTTCGGGCCGATCTCCGCGTTGCAGGTCGCGCCCACGCCACCGCCGAGCTCGTCGGTGAAGACCACCTTGTCGGCGCCCTGGTTGAACGTCGCCGAGTGCCAGAAGGCGAAGTTGACGTTGTCCTGGACCCGGTCGATGACCTTCGGGCGCTCGGGGTCCCGGATGTCGAACAGGATGCCGTCACCCATGCACGCACCGGCCGCGAGGTCCTTCGACGGCAGTACGGTGATGTCGTGGCAGCCGGTCGTCTTGGAGACGCCCGGGTTGGTGGGTGAGCCGGGGTTGCCGCCGCCGTCCGGGCCCTCGCCCGGGAACAGCACCGGGAAGCCGACGACCGCGGACTTCTCCGGGGCGTTCCGCGGCACCTTGATGACGGAGATCCCGTCGTGCGGCGGCTGGCAGTCCGGGAACGTCGCGTTCGGCGAGTACGACGACACGTACACGTACACGTTGCGCCGCTCGGGCACGAGGGTGTGGGTGTGCGAGCCGCACGCCGTCTCGACGGCCGCGACGTACTTCGGGTTGCGCTTGTCGCTGATGTCGAAGACCTTGACTCCCTCCCACGAGGACTTCTCCGTGGCCGGCTGGCTGGTGCTGGCACAGGAGTTGTCGCTGCGCGAGGAGTCGGTGGAGAGGAAGAGCAGGTCCCCGGAGACCGAGATGTCGTTCTGGGAGCCGGGGCACAGGACCTGGGAGACGGTCCTGGGGGCGCGCGGGTTGCTGATGTCGAAGATGCGGAAGCCGTCGTAGTTGCCGGCGAACGCGTACGTGCCCTGGAAGGCGAGGTCCGAGTTGGTGCCCGGCAGGGCGTCCTTCGGGATGTTGGCGAGATGTTGGATGTTGTCGCTGTGGACGACCTCGTCCACGGCGGGTATCTCGCCACTGGTCGTCAGGGCCTTGGCGGCTGCCGCCTGTTCGGACGAGACCTTCCTCTCGGCCGGGACGTCTCCGGGGTCCGGTGTGGCGGCCGCGGGTCCGGCCGCCAGCAGAGTGGCCAGCAGCCCTGCCGCGGCTGCCGCCACGCCCAGACGTCTGCGCCGCACGCGGGTGGTGTGCAACGGGGTCACCGTTTTTCCTCCCCTAGTTCCATTCCGTAGTTGAACCATGCACTGACCCCGGCAGTATCGTCCTCAGCATGCCCATATCAACAGATGGCAACAGAGACGTAATGAAAGTCGTGGCGGCCGTCGTCGTGGCCGTACTCGCCCTGGGCGCCTGCGAGTCGGGGTCCGGGTCCGGCACCCCGAGGGCCGAGGGGGACCGCGGCACGGCGGTCGTGGCCCCGGGGAAGCCCGGCGAGCCCGCCCGTACGCTCTCGCCCGAGGAGGCCGCGAAGGAGCTGCCGGACGACAGCCCCAACGCCGCCGACGTGTCGTACGTCCGGATGATGATCGTCCATCACACCCAGGCGCTGGAGATGACGGCCCTCGTACCCGACCGGGCCGGTGGCACCCCGGTGAAGCGCCTCGCGGACCGCATCAAGGCCGCGCAGCAGCCGGAGATCGGGGCGATGCAGGGCTGGCTGAAGCAGCACTCCAAGGCGACGGACGGTCACGGGGCCCATGACCACGGGGCAATGCCGGGCATGGCGACCGAGGATCAGCTGGCGCAGCTGCGCGCCGCCAAGGGCAAGGCCTTCGACGAGCTGTTCCTCAAGCTGATGATCACTCACCACCAGGGCGCGCTGACGATGGGGGCCACCGTGCTGTCCGAGGGGAACAACGTCCAGGTGGAGGAGATGGCGAACGACGTGATCGCGCAGCAGACGTCGGAGATCAACCGTATGCGCACGATGTGAGGCTTACCGGGCGGCCTCCCCGGTGCAATGCTGGAAGCACCCTGCGGGAAGGAGCGCAGCCGTGCTTCGAGTCGCCGTCGTCGGATCCGGGCCGAGCGGGGTGTACACCGCTCAGGCCCTCGTCCAGCAGTCCCTCGTGCCGGACGTCCGCGTGGACGTCCTGGACCGTCTCCCCTGTCCGTACGGGCTGGTGAGGTACGGAGTCGCGCCCGACCACGAGAAGATCAAGTCCCTGCAGAACACCCTGCGGGCGGTCCTGGAGGACGAGCGGATCGGTTTCGTCGGCAACGTCGAGGTGGGCGCGCACGGACTGACGCCGGCGCGCCTGCTGCGGCTCTACCACGCGGTCGTCTACTGCGTCGGGGCCGCGAAGGACCGGAGGCTGGGGGTGCCCGGCGAGGATCTGCCCGGAAGCTTCTCGGCCACCGACTTCGTGTCCTGGTACAGCGCCCACCCGGACGCCGCGGGCAGCGGCTTCACCCTCGGCGCCCGGTCGGCCGTCGTCATCGGGGTCGGCAACGTCGCCGTCGACGTCACCCGGATCCTCGCGCGCGGCGCGGCGGAGCTGCGGCCGACCGACGTGCCGCACGACGCGCTCGGCGCCCTGGCAGGGAGCCGGGTGCGGGAGGTCCACATGGTGGGCAGACGCGGCCCTTCCCAGGCGAAGTTCACCACGAAGGAGCTGCGCGAGCTGGGCTCGCTGCCGGACGCCTCCGTCGGCGTCGAGCCGGCCGACCTCGCCCTGGACCCCGGGTACGCCGACGCGTCGGGACTGCCTGCGGTCGGCCGGCGCAACGTCGAGGTGGTGCGCGGCTGGGCGGAGGCCGGCGAGGACGCCGCACGCGCCCGGGCGCGGAGCATCCGGCTGCGCTTCTTCCTGCGCCCGGTGGAGCTGCTCGCCCAGGACGGCCGGGTCGCCGCGGTGCGCTTCGAGCGGACCGTGCCGGACGACTCGGGCGGAGTGCGCGGTACGGGGACGTACGAGGAGATCGAGGCGCAGCTGGTGCTGCGGGCGGTCGGCTATCGCGGAGTGCCCCTGGAGGGGCTGCCGTTCGACGCCGCGCGGGGCACGGTGCCGCACCTGGCCGGCCGGGTGCTGCGGGACGGCTCGCCGTCGCCGGGCGAGTACGTGGCGGGCTGGATCAAGCGAGGCCCCACCGGGGTGATCGGGACGAACAGGCCCTGCGCCAAGGAGACGGTGACGTCGCTCCTCGCGGACGCGCCCGCACTGTCCGCGCGCCCGCTCCCGGACGAACCGCTGGACGTGCTGCGGGAGTCGGGGCTGTGTCCCGTGGAGTGGCCGGGCTGGCTGGCGATCGAGGAGGCAGAGGGAGCGCTGGGCCGGTCGCTCGGGCGGCGCTCGGTGAAGATCGCCGACTGGGCGGGGCTGCTGGGCGCGGCCGGCGTCGGCATGGCTCCGCAGCTCCCGGCGGCGTAGCGCACGGAGGGGATCGCGGCCCTCCGGGCCAGGCGAGGGCGTGCCGGCGTCGAAGGCACCGCGCTCGGCGGGACACGAGCACCAAGGGGGCCGGGCTCCCTGCGCGGCAGGCACGCGTGACGGACGGGCGGGGGCGCCGAAAGGTCCACGGCCGGCCGGGGGGCGAGTCCCCGAGGGCGTCGGAACCGCGTTCCCGGCAGGGCACACGTGCCAAGGAACCAGGGCGACACGAGGGCGCGGTCAGCCGGTGCCGAGGCGGGCCGCCTCACCGGCGGCGGCGGTCAGGACGCTGTCGAGGAGGCCCGGGAACAGCGCGTCCAGATCGTCGCGGCGCACCCCGTTCATCTTCGCCGTGCCCCGGTAGACCTGCCGGATCACGCCGTTCTCCCGCAGCACGCGGAAGTGATGGGTCGACGTGGACTTGGTCACGGGCAGATCGAAGTACGAACAGGACAGCTCCGCCTCCGCGGTCGCCAGCTCGCGCACCACGCGCAGCCGCACCGGGTCGGAGAGCGCGTGGAGCACGCCCTCGAGCCGGATCTCGTCGCGCGTGGGGTGGGCGAGCTCACGGGGGCTGGCGGCGGTGGTCACGGAGGCTCCACTTCGGTTCGGGGTCTCCATGGTACGAAAGTCGTCGTAGTTCGACGCGTGCCGCACGGGCCGCACCACGACCCGCGGGGGACCCGGCGGGAGCGCCCCGGCGAGGGGCACCCCCCGCGGATCCCCCGCGCGGGTCCCGTCGGACTACTCGACGACCAGCTCGACGGGGATGTTGCCACGGGTCGCCCTGGAGTACGGGCAGACCTGGTGCGCCTGCTTGACCAGCAGCTCGCCGGTCTCGCCCTCCAGCGCCGCGGGCAGCTCGACGCGCAGGACCACGGCCAGGCCGAAGCCGCCGTCCTCGTCCTTGCCGATGCCCACCTCGGCGGTCACCGAGATCTCGCCGGTGTCGACCTTCGCCTGGCGGCCGACGAGGCCGAGCGCGCTGGCGAAGCACGCCGCGTACCCCGCCGCGAAGAGCTGCTCCGGGTTGGTGCCCTCGCCGCTGCCGCCCAGGGCGGTGGGCGCGGCGAGCGGCAGGTCCAGCCGGCCGTCGGAGCTGACGGCACGCCCGTCGCGGCCGTTCGCGGTGGCGACAGCGGTGTACAGCGCGTTCATGGAAAACCATCCCTCGGTCGTTGGGGCCGGACCCGTCGGGCGGGCCGGACAGGTAGTACTAGAGCACACAATTAAATTGTGCACAACTCAGTGGCTCGCGAGACAGGTACGCTGGCTCCATGAAGACGACACCGGACGCCGCACCGGACGCGGAGATCCTCCGCCTGGACCACCAGATCTGCTTCTCGCTGCACGCGGCATCGCGGGCCTTCAACGGCGTCTACCGGGCGATCCTCAAGGACCTCGGGCTGACCTACCCCCAGTACCTGGTGATGCTGGTGCTCTGGGAGCACGGCGAGCTCTCGGTGAAGACGATCGGCGCCCGCCTCCGGCTGGACTCCGGCACCCTCTCGCCCCTGCTCAAACGCCTGGAGGCGCTCGGCTTCGTGGGGCGCCGGCGCAGCACCGAGGACGAGCGCTCGGTCACCGTGCACCCGACGGCGACCGGCACGGCCCTGCGGGAGCGGGCCGCGCTCGTACCCCGGAGGATCGCCGCGGCCACGGGACTCTCCCTGCAGGAGATCGGCGATCTGCAGGAGCGCCTGACGGCGCTGACCGCCAAGCTCGACGGCGCCGACCTGGAGCTCGACCCGCTCGGCGGCTGCGCGGGCCCCGAGGACCGACACACCCGGCGGGACCACGCGGGCACGGACACACCTTGTACGAGAGACATCGTAGTTTGACAACCACCGTACTACGATGACTATCGTACGAGCGCCACCTTCGCCCCGCCGTGAAATGGAGTCCGCCGTGAGCGCACTGTTCGAGCCGTACACCCTGCGGTCCGTGACGATCCCGAACCGCGTGTGGATGGCACCGATGTGCCAGTACAGCGCCGAGGCCACGGGACCGGACGCGGGCGTCCCGACCGACTGGCACTTCGCCCACTACGCCGCCCGGGCCGCCGGCGGCACCGGTCTGATCCTGGTCGAGGCGACCGCGGTCGCCCCCGAGGGCCGGATCAGCCCGTACGACCTCGGCATCTGGAACGACACCCAGACCGACGCCTTCCGCAGGATCACCCGCTTCCTCAAGGAGCAGGGCGCCGTGCCCGGCATCCAGATCGCCCACGCCGGGCGCAAGGCCTCCACGGGCCGCCCCTGGAAGGACGGCGGGCCGGTCGGCCCCGACGCCGACGGCTGGCAGCCGGTCGCCCCGAGCCCCGTCCCGTTCGACGACGGCCACCCGGTGCCCGACGAGCTGACCACCGACCAGATCGCGGCGCTCCCGGCCCGATTCGCGGATGCCGCTCGCCGGGCGCTGGACGCCGGCTTCGAGGTCGTCGAGGTGCACGGCGCGCACGGCTATCTGATCGGCGAGTTCCTCTCCCCGCACAGCAACCACCGCACCGACGAGTACGGCGGGTCGTTCGAGAACCGCACCCGGTTCGCGCTCGAGGTCGTCGACGCCGTGCGTGCTGTGTGGCCGCAGGACCTGCCGCTGTTCTTCCGGATCTCCGCGACCGACTGGCTCGAGGAGAACGGCTGGACCGCCGACGAGACCGTCCGCCTCGCGTCCCTGCTGAAGGAGCACGGCGTGGACCTGCTCGACGTCTCCTCCGGCGGCAACGCCGCGCGCGTGCGCATCCCGGTCGGTCCGGGCTACCAGGTGCCCTTCGCCGCCCGGGTCAGGAACGAGACGGGACTGCCGGTGGCGGCCGTCGGGCTGATCACCGACCCGGAGCAGGCCGAGAAGGTCCTCGCCAACGGCGAGGCCGACGCCGTACTCCTCGGCCGCGAACTGCTGCGCAGCCCCTCGTGGGCCCGCCGGGCCGCACACGAACTCGGCGGGACCGTCCGTGTCCCCGAGCAGTACCACCGCTCGGTCTGAGC
It contains:
- a CDS encoding glycerophosphodiester phosphodiesterase, whose protein sequence is MSFLTIGHRGVMGVEPENTLRSFARAERAGMDAIELDLHLSKDGALVVMHDADVDRTTDGTGPIAEKTLAELRELDAGQGERIPVLEEVLDAVSAPLQVEIKDAAAARVLADVMVKRDLVERIEVTSFQDDAVREIAALVPGVRTALVASRWGSDIVERAQAVGAPTLALNIRRLTLETVERAHDEGLRVIGWVVNTQEHLRLVRALELDGATTDFPEIRRTGRFTA
- a CDS encoding GNAT family N-acetyltransferase, with the translated sequence METAPPRDPAQLSYRDATASDVPALVELIESAYRGDSSRTGWTTEADILDGQRTDPEGVRQVIGAPGSRLLVVERDGELVACCQLEHRGDAAYFGMFAVRPGLQGGGLGRLVIAEAERLVGEAWGVSEMHMTVISVREELIAWYERRGYRRTGRMTPFPYGDERFGVPRRDDLQFELLVKHLDR
- a CDS encoding VOC family protein; its protein translation is MMHVLSSRILLRPTDPERSRRFYEDVLGLQIYREFGTGPDRGTVYFLGGGFLEISGRSGTPPGPGLALWLQVSDAKAAYGHVLSHGAAVERPPRREPWGLVEMWLTDPDGVRIAVVEVPEDHPLRHRP
- a CDS encoding DUF5134 domain-containing protein, which encodes MHGPAMPGWLLVALCAASGAYCVVRMRSCAGEARSAAAGEAVMGFGMAAMAVPAAVVPVPAWAWLLYAALFGAVGLRALWATRASPSAVHHLHHLVGSLAMVYMAVTMSPLRAGGHEGHGVQAGAGGVPLVTGALLVYFTVFVLRTGARLVPVAAPAGGPAPAWGARPELALACRVSMGVAMVAMLLTV
- a CDS encoding M56 family metallopeptidase, which encodes MMVSLALLSLGALAAVVAPRLMSRADWPEREPVVALWVWQCVVAAVLLSFGLSMTISAAAAWQEVRGPVFAPAPSAVVEAYALGAGGPWSAVLAVVLACGGLWTGAMLTREIHRAHARRERRRAELLVRAPLLPGEDPGDDPLVVLEGERPDAWWLSGAAPQLVITTAALRRLKGRQLDAVLAHEQGHAKARHDWLLHCSAALANGFPQVPVFAAFRDEMHRLVELAADDVASRRFGRLTIALALVELNEHRGAFGPCPAPDAQVHQRVNRLLAPVPRLTAGRRLRLTASAALVPVVPLLVAFVPGLSALT
- a CDS encoding phosphatase PAP2 family protein is translated as MRPPTPTSSPVPRSPAQEPPAPVPGARTASLTAVIAVLLLVTVAVDWSPLVSVDRTVAVELHESALAEPGFTRANQILSDWVWDPWTMRAVVVAVVLALLWRGERLTALWVAAASLTGTAVQQALKALVGRQRPVWAEPVDTAHYAAFPSGHAMTATVTCGLLLWLLARSGAGPGLRRTAALLAAVSVLGVGFTRLYLGVHWLTDVLAGWLLGICLVAVAAGSYERLALNRQR
- a CDS encoding HAD family hydrolase: MAIKGVLFDFSGTLFRIESVTSWLRAALDETGVSVGEDAFERYARELDAAGALPGGSTPERIPEALAELWWTRDRDAERHRDAYVGLARRVELPDPRLYDALYERHKTPSAWRPYPDAAEVLGGLRRLGTGVAVVSNIGWDPRPVFQAHGLDGYVDAYVLSYRHGVQKPDARLFRAGCEALGEDPRDVLMVGDDRRADGGAALLGCAVHFVDHLPVEERPGGLRPVLGLVGA
- a CDS encoding TetR/AcrR family transcriptional regulator produces the protein MSPRSASVNEELRRRSRERLLQATVELVGERGYEATTLGDIADRAGSARGLVSYYFPGKRQLFQSAVHRLMHLTLEEALEREPRTADGRERLARAVDAILGLAVDRPVLMRAHMAGILQAEGFVQCPEQQRLAFLLRDTVERYGSPNVDTDYPLLRALLMGAVFAVALPGAPMPRARLRAELFQRYGLDWELGFPPGGEPPGGTSHEGPDRSATGAAR